The Coccidioides posadasii str. Silveira chromosome 3, complete sequence genome contains a region encoding:
- a CDS encoding uncharacterized protein (EggNog:ENOG410PH79~COG:Q), producing the protein MLFTYWAQLSGPLNQLVAGFGNIVKGMIDAEALFGLLRQKPTITNEPGAQELVYKEGQVAFRDVEYDPRRKVLKGLDFEAFPNWITAIVGKSGEGKSTILDLLLRFYDPTAGTIYVDGQDISKVTLDSLIATLGIVPQSPELFGDTIMANVRFGRLDATDEEVMDACKAAAIHDKIMSFPDRYNTVVGDGGPSLSRGEQQRVAIARVILKNPKIVLLDEVTASLDSETESQVQQGLQRLSTGRTTIIIAHRLSTIKKADQILVVGDGKIIERGTHTELLRRDGYYRHLCDLQDLSTLDKEELSSTSS; encoded by the exons ATGCTTTTTACCTATTGGGCTCAGCTCTCCGGCCCTCTCAATCAGCTCGTGGCTGGGTTCGGAAATATTGTCAAGGGTATGATAGATGCTGAGGCTCTGTTTGGCCTACTGCGCCAGAAGCCAACTATCACCAATGAGCCCGGCGCTCAAGAGCTGGTTTACAAAGAGGGACAGGTAGCATTCCGGGACGTCGAATATGATCCCAGAAGAAAGGTCTTAAAAGGCCTGGATTTTGAAGCCTTCCCAAACTGGATTACGGCCATTGTTGGAAAATCTGGAGAAGGAAAATCAACAATTCTAGATTTGCTCCTCCGATTTTACGATCCGACAGCTGGAACTATCTACGTTGATGGGCAGGATATCTCCAAAGTCACCCTTGATAGTCTGATAGCAACACTCGGCATTGTTCCCCAGAGCCCAGAGCTCTTCGGCGACACGATCATGGCCAATGTTCGCTTTGGGAGGCTGGATGCCACCGATGAGGAGGTCATGGATGCATGCAAAGCTGCTGCCATTCATGATAAGATTATGAGTTTCCCCGATCGCTACAATACTGTCGTGGGAGACGGTGGGCCAAGCCTGTCACGCGGGGAACAGCAGCGTGTTGCAATAGCACGGGTGATCCTTAAGAACCCAAAGATTGTCCTCCTGGACGAAGTCACCGCCAGCTTGGACAGTGAGACAGAATCACAAGTTCAGCAGGGTCTGCAGCGGCTCTCGACCGGTCGGACCACAATAATCATTGC GCACCGCCTTTCTACCATCAAGAAGGCAGACCAGATACTTGTAGTAGGTGACGGCAAGATCATAGAAAGGGGTACACACACGGAGCTTTTGAGGCGCGACGGCTATTATCGCCACCTTTGCGATTTGCAAGACCTTTCTACTTTAGATAAAGAGGAACTGTCAAGCACAAGCTCATGA
- a CDS encoding uncharacterized protein (EggNog:ENOG410Q598~COG:S~TransMembrane:1 (o181-198i)), which produces MFVPPSWITGQELPAATRKPYDYSFIVQASRFERATMEREDRYYNPEKRYKYTLPIAQRLATNLLPKKMFIAYALLKPCYLGNVYWNLLDRAYYGEDSSKRVENFFKLPLRKPLVEELQKKISEFEAFKQELEAAGLEPIAPEPAKPKKQDLPSVKHEPAALQRIWEHFDVESVVPFLPHWRYWLLVGVSVSVCCIMVRQRQ; this is translated from the coding sequence ATGTTTGTCCCGCCATCTTGGATTACCGGCCAGGAGCTGCCGGCTGCCACAAGAAAGCCCTATGACTATAGTTTTATAGTACAGGCTTCCCGCTTTGAGCGAGCTACGatggaaagagaagacagATACTATAACCCAGAGAAGAGGTATAAATATACTCTTCCTATAGCTCAACGCTTGGCAACGAACCTCCTGCCAAAGAAGATGTTTATCGCGTACGCACTCTTGAAACCATGCTATTTGGGGAATGTCTACTGGAACCTGTTAGATCGGGCATACTATGGTGAAGACAGCAGCAAGAGAGTAGAGAACTTCTTCAAGCTTCCTCTGCGGAAGCCACTAGTGGAAGAACTACAGAAAAAAATATCCGAATTTGAGGCTTTCAAGCAGGAATTGGAAGCGGCAGGATTAGAACCAATTGCACCCGAGCCAGCCAAACCGAAGAAACAAGACCTCCCATCCGTGAAACATGAGCCCGCTGCTCTACAGCGAATATGGGAGCACTTTGATGTCGAGAGCGTTGTTCCTTTCCTCCCTCATTGGCGGTATTGGTTGCTAGTTGGTGTCAGTGTCTCTGTCTGCTGCATTATGGTTAGACAGCGGCAATAA
- a CDS encoding uncharacterized protein (EggNog:ENOG410Q598~COG:S) codes for MDQLTRHHLNNKVEGFIRLIKPSSVRELASSLHPEKKPCRIFSAPMKWSYNICFPVVFTDIADQSADIEPTRSAERWMIRIPLLPRLAFPEEKMRGEIATMKYISQKTTIPIPHLFGYSIHRDNVLGLPFMAVEYIAGKTLHGIDVPRLSDELRLHLLDQLADVYIQLYRQQFDHVGALTLDGDDEKWVFEHNRPLTIELNDQELSGMNSSEIIPARQTYNSTIDYAYAVLKLVFNDFYRGRDSILNEKDARNYLYGIFASQGIVMEWVNQEDNHGPFILMHGDFRPPAQYLCG; via the exons ATGGATCAACTCACCCGTCATCACCTCAACAACAAAGTTGAGGGGTTCATCAGACTGATCAAGCCATCTTCCGTCCGCGAGCTAGCTTCTTCCTTGCACCCTGAGAAGAAGCCATGCCGGATCTTCTCAGCTCCGATGAAATGGAGCTATAATATCTGCTTTCCAGTCGTTTTCACGGACATAGCTGACCAGAGTGCCGATATTGAACCCACCCGGAGTGCTGAACGATGGATGATCCGAATCCCTCTGCTCCCACGCCTTGCCTTCCCTGAGGAGAAGATGCGAGGCGAGATAGCAACGATGAA GTACATTTCTCAGAAGACCACCATCCCTATCCCACATCTTTTCGGATATTCCATCCACCGAGATAATGTTCTTGGCCTTCCCTTCATGGCTGTTGAGTACATTGCTGGCAAGACTCTCCATGGAATTGATGTGCCGCGCCTTTCAGATGAGCTGAGGTTGCATCTGCTCGACCAGCTCGCTGACGTCTACATTCAACTCTATCGCCAGCAGTTCGATCACGTCGGGGCTCTCACACTTGATGGCGATGATGAAAAGTGGGTATTCGAGCATAACCGCCCTCTCACCATTGAGCTGAATGACCAGGAACTCAGCGGGATGAACAGCTCGGAGATCATCCCTGCCCGCCAAACCTATAATTCCACCATCGATTACGCCTATGCCGTTCTAAAATTAGTTTTCAACGACTTTTACCGCGGGAGAGATAGTATCCTCAATGAGAAGGATGCACGGAATTATTTATACGGCATATTTGCATCCCAAGGCATCGTGATGGAATGGGTCAACCAAGAAGACAACCACGGGCCGTTCATTCTCATGCACGGGGATTTTCGCCCCCCCGCCCAATATCTTTGTGGATGA
- a CDS encoding uncharacterized protein (EggNog:ENOG41KOG2525~COG:H): protein MAKLSQAEIQEQNKRARLAVLPRELICEIAAYLQPQDYYAFSQCCREIYSLTQNYACARIAVQAHIPHTLDAKLADQKQISFYDAIRRTVFRMNAMDTGRLYFVGQIDDIIGFRMKDGVLCYQDTSGIGVMDISRGHVEHLPLETGPCQYELLHYSSGFISYLSFSESCSLLALNIINIHSNTSWVKTLPSTQRPTFVRNDRTLLVYGYRLEAAGTKEWYIQAIRLDTGKIIPEMPVRLHNFLSFDIGKDVCFEVQDGCLHAVSIGMLPGSQASWYTYLVLPASGKVSPRWTIYRRPPMVNELYSDSLRLMADCVTGKLLIVENCHTQQDYVHWSNKHYLQQLGREDEDGFWREGFPESDMLLQEDGLWATLQPKSSILDSGNWTAWLQEFGTLDSMFVEFSDCEEFDFYLSIKTRRGNTIYWQPKGVIAEIESPERLYVDDRNCVLLTDKRRLVVLSFDPASPGLKRWCAKVISYW from the exons ATGGCAAAATTATCGCAAGCCGAAATTCAGGAGCAAAACAAGCGTGCAAGACTTGCAGTTCTTCCGAGAGAACTAATATGCGAAATTGCGGCGTACCTTCAGCCCCAGGATTACTATGCCTTCAGCCAATGCTGTCGTGAAATTTACAGTTTAACTCAGAATTATGCTTGTGCTCGCATTGCTGTTCAG GCACACATCCCTCATACCCTCGACGCAAAGTTGGCGGATCAAAAGCAAATCAGCTTTTATGATGCCATACGCCGTACCGTTTTTAGAATGAATGCCATGGATACAGGCCGCCTCTATTTTGTGGGTCAGATTGACGATATAATCGGATTCCGTATGAAAGATGGTGTTCTCTGCTACCAAGACACCAGTGGTATTGGTGTGATGGATATCTCCCGGGGTCACGTCGAACATCTTCCTCTGGAGACTGGTCCCTGCCAATATGAGCTTCTGCATTATAGCAGTGGCTTTATATCCTACCTGAGCTTTTCAGAGTCATGCTCTCTCCTTGCGCTTAACATCATCAATATCCACTCCAACACCTCATGGGTTAAAACGCTTCCGTCTACCCAACGCCCTACTTTCGTCCGAAACGATCGCACACTGCTTGTGTATGGCTATCGGCTAGAGGCTGCGGGTACCAAAGAGTGGTACATACAAGCCATCAGGTTAGATACTGGCAAAATCATCCCCGAAATGCCGGTCCGACTCCACAACTTCTTGAGCTTTGATATTGGGAAAGATGTCTGTTTTGAGGTTCAAGATGGGTGCCTTCATGCTGTTTCAATTGGAATGCTACCTGGCAGCCAGGCATCCTGGTATACGTACCTTGTCTTACCAGCAAGCGGGAAAGTCTCTCCGAGGTGGACAATATATCGACGTCCACCAATGGTAAATGAGCTTTACTCGGACAGTTTAAGGCTCATGGCTGACTGCGTCACCGGAAAACTTCTTATTGTGGAGAATTGCCATACACAGCAGGACTATGTCCACTGGAGCAACAAACACTACCTCCAACAACTGGGCAGGGAAGATGAGGATGGCTTCTGGCGAGAGGGATTCCCTGAATCCGATATGCTGTTACAGGAGGATGGGCTTTGGGCAACTCTTCAGCCTAAATCTTCGATTTTGGACTCCGGTAATTGGACGGCATGGCTACAAGAGTTCGGTACTCTAGATTCTATGTTTGTTGAGTTTTCAGACTGCGAGGAGTTCGACTTTTATTTATCGATTAAGACACGGCGGGGGAACACAATATATTGGCAACCCAAGGGTGTCATTGCGGAAATCGAATCGCCGGAACGCTTGTACGTGGACGATAGGAACTGTGTTTTGTTGACTGATAAGAGGAGACTTGTTGTGCTGAGCTTTGATCCAGCAAGCCCAGGCCTCAAAAGGTGGTGTGCTAAGGTGATATCCTACTGGTGA
- a CDS encoding uncharacterized protein (EggNog:ENOG410Q5A7), with translation MATPKQVYFIPDSDPTSTAPSTGLGPADIFHVFRSKDGWLTVAAIEPRVSGVQNISVEFSCDIESFLYAAAVAQCTSPDAETAYLRIISDRDMGERFESICEARDAVIIDHLEAVVRRCEEEMRELKARLACLKARRHSHGARPILTERPTVYQSLLHLCLILRRCDYPVVRRLRKEMDVVSWQHSDWEERCRQLNHLSDDDYEGLACTLSDFAPFENIELTGKKVKNQVMGLMVKLNASAGEITHENGSAPRVSDEFSVHTNIMLLCAPIGIFAIVPELEGDVLHRTDPEDHAAELSRSPLYQNMAVTAKSAKNELAGIIFSLEPQRLSIQTAKDGLSVGSHSRQRLLKRPSYDSIDDANKEK, from the exons ATGGCGACCCCAAAACAGGTTTATTTTATTCCTGACTCTGATCCCACATCCACGGCTCCCTCTACAGGATTAGGCCCTGCCGATATTTTTCATGTTTTCCGATCCAAGGATGGCTGGCTTACTGTTGCTGCAATAGAGCCTCGGGTTTCTGGGGTTCAGAATATATCTGTAGAATTTTCCTGCGATATAGAAAGCTTCCTCTATGCCGCAGCGGTTGCACAGTGTACCTCTCCGGACGCCGAGACGGCATATTTGCGGATTATCAGTGACCGAGATATGGGGGAACGATTCGAATCAATCTGCGAGGCTCGAGATGCGGTGATAATTGACCACCTGGAGGCTGTGGTG AGAAGGTGCGAGGAGGAAATGAGAGAGCTTAAAGCGAGGCTTGCATGCCTCAAGGCAAGACGGCATTCTCACGGCGCAAGGCCTATCCTG ACCGAGAGGCCTACTGTGTACCAGAGCCTGCTTCACCTATGCTTGATTCTCCGCAGGTGCGACTATCCCGTTGTCCGCAGGCTTCGAAAAGAGATGGATGTGGTCTCCTGGCAGCACAGTGACTGGGAAGAGAGATGCAGACAACTCAACCATCTCTCGGATGATGACTACGAAGGTCTTGCTTGCACTCTGAGCGACTTTGCTCCATTCGAAAACATTGAATTGACAGGCAAGAAAGTGAAGAATCAGGTTATGGGTCTGATGGTGAAACTCAACGCGAGTGCGGGTGAGATAACTCATGAAAATGGGTCCGCTCCCCGAGTGAGTGATGAGTTCAGCGTTCATACAAACATCATGCTACTCTGCGCCCCCATTGGAATATTTGCTATTGTCCCAGAGCTAGAAGGCGATGTACTTCACAGAACAGATCCCGAAGATCATGCCGCTGAGCTCAGCCGGTCGCCTCTGTATCAGAACATGGCTGTTACTGCAAAAAGCGCAAAAAATGAGCTTGCCGGCATTATCTTCTCTCTGGAGCCGCAACGTCTTTCCATCCAAACAGCGAAAGATGGTCTGTCGGTTGGCTCTCACAGTCGGCAGAGGCTTCTTAAAAGGCCCAGCTACGACAGTATTGACGACGCCAACAAGGAAAAATGA